Within the Medicago truncatula cultivar Jemalong A17 chromosome 4, MtrunA17r5.0-ANR, whole genome shotgun sequence genome, the region CTAAGAGTGAATGAGGGTTGAGTATCAAAGGTCTAAGATTGGTTAATCTAACTCTTTTGGGCAAGTGGTGATGGAGGTTGATCAAAGGGGGAGGAGGCTTTGTGGAAAGATATTATAGGAGCCAGATATCTGAAAGGGTCTCAATGTGATCATTGTGGGGGGCGGGCGGGGGTTTTAAGAGGTGTCTCAAACTGGTGGAATGAGATCTCCTTATTGGGAATGAGTCAGCCTCAGGAAGGTTAGGGATGGTCggtctacttttttttttttttggaaagatccaTGGTTAGGAGTTATTCCTTTGAATATTTGTTTCCGTAGGCTATTTCAAGTTTCTATTCAGAAAGAAGctaatgttttttatatgaCCATTAGAGAGGGAGGTGATTGGGTATGGGATCTTAAGTGGAGAAGGGATATTTTTTAGtgggaattttttattttgggacAGCTGCTACAGGCTTTAGAGAGTCTGAAATTCTTTGAAGGTGCATAATTTTGGGTATGAGGAAATGATTCATCGTCCATTTATTTAGTGAGATCAATTTATAAATTTCTTCATATGAGAGATAATGTGGTGGAGGGGAGGTCAGAAGTTACTGTGCAACTTATTGCAATGGTGTGGGTGTTTTGGTTTCCTCTCAAGGTAAATGTTTTCTCTTGGCAGCCGCTTCAGGACAAGATTCTCACTCATCATAATATCTTTTCAAGGAGAATAATAGTTGATCCTGGTGgtatttattgtgttttttgtaATGAGACTGTAGAGTCGGTCTGTCACATTTTTGTTAGGGGTGGGAGTTGGTTTCACCTTCAAATCTACCGAGTCTTCTTTGTTTTATGCTTGATTTAGGTGGAGGGAAAAATGAGAGGTTAAGTTTCTTATTAATTTGGCAATCTGTTGTGTGGTCCATGTGGAGATGTCAAAATGCTCGCATCTTTTTGGGGAAGGAGACGTATGTGCTCCAGTTGGTGAATTTGGTTAAATTGATCTCTTGGAAGTGGTTTTTAGGTACACATTCTAGTCACGCATGTTCCTTATATGAGTGGGATCATGAACCCATTCTGTGTTGGCACCGTTAGTGTTTTGTAGCGGAATTGTCTCGTGGTTGGTTGACTGAGGGGTTCTGCTCATAATCCTCCTCTTGTTCGGCTGGCATTGGGTGTTCCTGTTAGGAGTTTTGTGTTTCTGTTGTGGTTTTAGTTCTTGCTCTTGTTTTTTGTTGGAgggtttgtttgattttattatcGCTTGACGTGAGTACTTCTTATACTCAAATTTGCATGTATGTTTGGACTCTTGTAGGAGAcctctcctttttattttaatttataatatatatttgccattataaaaaaaactaggaCGATTGAGTTTCAAAGTTAGTCCTTATTGTAAGtctaattgaacaaaaaaactACAAACAGAAAGtagttataaattaatattttaaaagaggGAGTTCTGAAATCCTTATTGTAAGTTGTAACCCTTCATCTCTTAATATTACAAAATACAAAAGATGAAAGTAGTTACATAAAGTAGCTgatgaaaaaaagataacacaaaatttcaatttctgaACCACATATTAATATGTTCTCACTAAACCACATGTTAATATGTTGACAGATAGAGTTAAAGTTTTGTTCTCTAAAGTTAATAAACAATACTGCTGCAGCAACACACCGAATTTTctagcagcagcagcagcattgGAAGGTAAAAGAAGATGAGTGCAAAGACAAGTGGTGTTGAGTCGAGAACAATGACCATTTCACCAGGCTTCGAGAAGTTtctaatttaaaatcaaaatgaatgAAATAGATATTTAGAGATTCGAAGCACATAAAGGCAGATTGTGAGTAAGAAACCAAAGTATAATTGAAACAAGGTTGATGTTAAAATCAGGTAAGAATAGAACATCCATACAGTTTAGATCATCTGAAGTAGTAAATTTTCATTCAAGTTCTGCCAGAACTTTATAACCATTTGGACGTAAGCACCATTTGGTAAGCTAATTCAATGTTGCACCAATACGAAAAGTTGCACCCAAATCCTTACTTGACTACCTCTGTTTGttctacaaaaaatatatatgatttatacCTTCAATCTGCTTCACAGAATCAGTTCTTTTAACACAAGCTTGATAGACACAATTTCTGTAGCAGGTTAATAAAAATCCTGCATTCATCAGTCATCACTAGTGAGGTATGTTCAGCTCTTATTCTCCATTCATGAAACTGGTACCTCTTTTTCACAATGATTTCTATAGTTTGGCTAAGAAAAATTTACCACaacaaaactcaaacaaaatGCTAAGAATCGTTTAACCAAAATAAACCAATCCTCGTCAAATGTATTCATGTTTGTTATAAACTTGAACTCGAATTCTGTTTTGCCTATAAGGAGCACGATTTAAAGACTAGTTTGAATGCATAACAAATGGAATTATGAAAACTAAAATTGTGAATGCTGATTAATATTTGTGAAAAAACCATAACAAACAATATTCAAAAGTCAGAAGCCAATAAATCAGTGAAAGTTTAATAGAATTTATACAAATGTTGCAAGATTTGTTAGAAATTATATTTTCCTGCTGGACAATAAAGAATGTGGACAGAGGAGtcatacaaattttatttataagctTTCAAATGAAACCTTCACATCTCTTATAAAACAATATAGCTCACAAATCTGAGCCATTATGCttttaataaataactaaaGCGGAGCAAAAATTCATTCAACAAGTATATGAGAAACTTTATAATCaaattgagaaataaaataaataagtcaaACTTGGAAAAATAATATCTAACCCAATACATATGTTCTTTGAGAGAACAGCCATATAGAGAGAATCATCATAATAAATATCATAACATCTTGAAGCTCAAGGTGCTCGACTGCGACATCTTGAAGCTAGTTGATATTGTGGACCCATCAATGAACTAGCTGTCGCATATCGAGCAGCAGTACCACGGATCACTTTGGCCTCTTGAAGAAGGTCACAGTTCTTGCAGAGATCTTTAACTGAGTGATTACCAATGAAATTAAGAGATAAAGCAATCTTGCGGAGTTTGGGAAGCACCAATAATTGATCATCATTGTCTAGCACATAATTTTGGGGATTACCGTTGTCGGTTAGGATGAGTTCGTCGAGTAAAGGGAAACAATCAGCAATAAAAAAGAGATCATTCTTGTTGATAAACCTCATTCGATAACAAGTGAGagatgtcaaatttttcatCGTCCCGGACAAAGCTCGCAATTCATTTGCGGGAACCCTGATTGGCTCGTAGAGAGCGAGCGATTTGAGGTCCAAAGGGAAAGTGGAGATTTGTCCAAGAAGCTCGCTGAGGTCAACTTCTAGGTTCCTGTATCGGGAAGAGAGGGTGATATTGATTGATGTAATGTTAGGGAACCTTTCAAAGAGACGATTAAGGAAAGGGATTGTTGCATCGGAGATTGTGACCGAAAATCGGAGACGGTTTGTGATGGACAGAAACTGTTTTGAGACGAGTGAGAGAGACCTGAAACTGCGGTGGTGATGGGTGACACGTAGCGTCCCATTTCTATGAAAACTGTTGAAGATGTTGTTGTCCTCGTCGTTCAGGAATTTGAGGATGTGTTCCCATAACTTCTCTGGTAAACATGAACGTGTTGATGCTGCTTTTGCCATTTTGGACGATGCTTCCCCAGCTTGCATTGTTTTTGAACCACGAAGAGAGAACAAGATACTATGGTTGATTGGAAGGCGGCGCAGATGAAAAGGAAGTTGGAAGAAAGAATAATTAGGGTTACTACTTTCTTAAAtcttataatatttatataccTCTCGTGTAACAATATATCATCTTAGATCTAcacccactaatttttttttttttaccaatagaCCAAAtctactaacaaaaaaaaaaaaaaaaaaaaaaaaaaaaataaaaatatatatatatatatatatatattgaccgaatctactaacaatatatatatactaacaatatataaaaatcgaagtacaccaaaatttcataatcgtccttattaaaattaatgatctccttaattttatgtgcataatggtcattttgcaaaatttaatttatttgtttttaaaaaaattaattatggataatgctaagactggtgctagtcacaccccaaaaaaaactagttacacccaaatttatttaaaatttaacaataatatcaaaattgccctcttcatgtaaatttttaaaaacccatcttttatgatcattctgaacccttaccccctttcatccacaaatcaccatagatgtgcaaccaatatctgaatcaacatctttgttattgatctgtactatattcataaaggttagtgaatttcatgaattttattttcaatgagtttctatttgtttattgtttgttttggtatgagatatgttcaatttaggttagtgtaaattaagtttacttatgttcaatttaggttaatgtaaatttagtttacttatgtcaatgtaaattaagtttatttattatgttcaatctaggttaatgtaaatttagtttactttaccttcaatctaggttagtgtaaattcagtttacatgtATATAAGAAGTTAGTGTAAAcatatgttcaatctaggttaatgtaaattaagtttacttatgtcaatgtaaattaagtttacttatgttcaatttaggttaatgtaaatttagtttacttatgttcaatctaggttaatgtaaatttagtttatttaCGTTCAATCTAGATATAAGAGGTttgtgtaaattcagtttactcaatctaggttaatgtaaattaagtttacttatgttcagttaatgtaaattcagtttacttattcaatttaggttaatgtaaattaagtttacttatgttcaacttaggggtatattagtcattctggggtgtaacttgttttttttggggtgtgactagcaccagtctaaTGCTAATCACAAAGGATAACTATGGAACTAATTTATgtgtttttcaaaaattaattacgGATAATGGTTATCTCAAGTGTAACCAATTTCCACATATAACTATGAaactaatttatttctttttagaaaaattgagTATGGATAATGGACATATCTACTAacaatatactccctccgtcccctTTTTAGGCTGAATTTTTCGTTCCTATTTTAAGTGtcttttagaaaaattactcttatcttttttaataaaactaattaatgctatctatttgaaaaactaaagtttatttttttaaaaacaaaatttgttttttgttatcttcaaatttaaacaaaattttgttacaaacaatggttataagaagagttaaaaattctataaaaaagaTGAGTAgcaattgttaaaaatttcaagtgtaAAGTACTCCCTCTGTTTCAGAGTTtcgttttagccaaaaaaaattgtttcaaaatgaaagtcactttcattttccaatgcaataataattttttcttttcaattgtacccttcaattaatactatgttacaTTACTTCCAAGGtattatcttttctttaatgaaaaacaacccaatagttgattaggataatctggtaaaattgctatgacatttgactactttatttcattccttaatatgtgtgcaattggcaaaaacgacactcattttgaaacggatggagtaaaagaacaaatttgaaagaagaaaaataaaagactacATGAATcttcaaaaggaagaaaaagtgcAAGACTCGTTGGAATTGCTGAAGACTCATTTGACAAAATACAAGAACAAGATGacaatgaagatgaagaaatttcatcaatataatttttatattggctttaaaataattaaaaagatgtgcataatatttaaaaaattgacaattgtttgttatgagagagtccgcaaaaaaaaaaaaaaaggaatttgctggagaaaaagattaaaaaagtaaattttgcttataaatgtgactagAGGGAATataatcttctttttctacttatGGGTCATAagtattttttgtgtgaaatatgattttttatgttgattttcGTGCTCCTAATTGATGTGTAATTATGAGTATGTTGAATTTTATGGAATTGATGTGTTTATATGTTCAAGTTCATAGTTGATgtttgaaataagttgttttggtgtttttttctCAATTAAGTGTAAACCATGAATTTGTAAGtgattatttttcaaacatgttttagagcccgtttgttatagcttttttaagaaaaaaaaatcacttttttaaataaaataattacttttaagagttttgcatctgtttgttacaactttttaaaaaattcagaatctaaaaaaaaatataaaaatagcttcAAATGAAAAGCTGTTAAGAGcaacttctcaaaaaatagatttttgttaaaggagagagaaaatatgatttaaaatattgaattaattttgtaacaaaaaatctcttttatatagttgtatccaaacaaactaggttatttgttaaaaaaaaaaagtgatttttactacggtaaacaaacgcaaaatagattcttatttttcataaaatctctaaaatataatatctattattttatgtcaaaatcaattttattttaacccGTAACAAACGTGCCCTCAAATCActtaaaataataacttttaaaagtattgcatccgtttgttacacaatttaaaaaaaatctaaattaaaaaacaacttcaaatgagaaaatggtatcttcataaactattttttcataaactacctttaCAAGCTTATAAATAATATGTAAAAGCTTATCTATTTACATAAACTATTTTGCATAAGATCTAATATAAGGCAATCCAAACGAATCCTAAGAGTagtttctcaaaaaataaatttttttagaggattgagaaaataaagtttatagaattgaattaattttgtaacaaaaaaatctcttttatatagttgtattgtatccaaacaaactaaattattttaaaaaatatatataattttaaatcggtaaacaaaagcaaaatagattctaatattatttataaaattttctaaaatataatgcctaaattatttaatatcaaaattacttttattttaatcagtAACAGAGCCATTTCTTTCTCCCTATAGAATTGAAGCACAGCTaagaagaaccaaatcagctGCGACTCGGATTGCTGTCAGAGAAACTTACATTTCCATCATGATCCAGGTATTCCGAATAACTTTAatctaaatcaaatcaaacatgtcatAGATCTGATCATAGTCATCCTCAAcgttttatataatatttatttagacCTAATTCCAACTTTTTGGTTAGGAAGATGGAAAATGGGGACTCAACTATTGTTGATCGACCTAAGCTTAAGAGCTGGAAAATTTCTGCTGATGGTACGAGTGTTGAGGATAAGAGTGGCGAAGACTCAGGTGAAGCTGATAGTACCAACGAAGAAAATTATCCTCAAAATTTTGAGTTGAACGAGGATTTGTTGGTTACAAACACTGTTGAACAAACAAGTGACTGTAGTTTGAAGAAGGAGGATCCGATGTTCTTATCTGATCAAGTGGATGGGGATAGTTTGGCTAACGATGAACCTGCAAAAGTGGAATTGGTTGGCATGGAAACTATGGATACAGAATTGGCACCTGAAGACTGTAGATTGAAAAAGGATGTTACCGTGGTCTCATCTCATCAATTTGATGTGATTATTTTGGAGACTTTAGATGTGGAATTTGCAACTGAAAACTGTAGTTTGAAGAACGAAAATGCAGTGATATCATCTCATCAAATGGATGAGTCTACTTTGGCAAACGATGAACCTGAAAAACTGGGATTCGCGGGTATGGAAACTTTGGATATGGAATTTGCAACAGAAGGCGCCGTAAAACAAGATTTATCCTATATATCAAAGGCATCGTATCCAGATGGCGAGGCAGCTACGCCTGATGACTCAAAATCCTCTTTGTCCACTATCAATATTGGTGGTGCTGGTGCTTGTATGAAGGAGGCTTTAACTAAAAGGTACGCTCCTCGTAAAAAAGTTGCAGTGTTCAGAGATTTTCCACGTTTGTGTGGAGGCAATGCTCCCTGTCTCAGTCAGGATGAGTGTCTGAAGGAGCTTTCTTCTTTGAAAGAAGTTGAAGCCACTGACGTAAACGAAGCAGAAAATAACAAGAGAAAGTTTGATAACATTGTTCAAGCTGATTCTGAAGGGAACACTAGCCTTCCTGAAAAATATAATCATCTTCTGGTTAACATAAATTCTAAGGTAGTGGTTAAAGCAGAAAACATCAACACTGTAAAACTCGAAAGTAGTTCCATGGTCTCATCAGGCAGGAAATTAGTGCACGGTTTGATGGCTACATCAGAATGGAAAGCAAGGGAAAGTAAGGGaaagaaagttgatttttgtGCCCAGCTGGACAAGTCAAAAACTGCTACCAAGTCGAAAGGTGTACTGAATCATTCTGGGCACCAGccgttgaaaaagaaaagagaaaattctAGTTCTGATGACATGGGTCAATTAGTAACAGTGGAGAAGAGTTCCCTAGACcctaatgaaaataacaaacacTTTAAAAGTGTCCCAAAATCACGTGGTTCGAGCGTAAATGTTTTTCCTCTTGGTCATAGTAATTTTAGTGGTCATGAGAATGACTCAGTGGCCAGGAATAAAGTGAGGAAAGCATTGCGCCTGTTCCAAGCTTTTTATAGAAAGATTTTGCAGGAAGCCGAAGCAAAACCAAAGTCAAATGTGAAAGAAGTGAAGAGGTTTGATTTACAAGCTGCGAAAAAGCTTAAGGAGGAAGGGAGCCATGTTAACGAAGGGGAGAATATCTTGGGATCTGTTCCTGGGGTTGAAGTTGGTGATGAATTTCAATTCAGAATAGAGCTTAATATAATTGGCCTTCATCGCCAGATTCAGGGTGGTATAGATTATGTGAGGCAGAAAGACAAGATCCTTGCAACTAGTATTGTTGCTTCGGGTGGCTATGCTGATGACTTAGATAATTCAGATCTTTTGATATATACAGGACAGGGAGGAAACGTGACGAGCAGTGATAAAGAGCCAGAAGATCAGAAGCTTGAACGGGGAAATCTTGCTTTGAAGAACAGTAATGAGGAAAAGAATTCTGTTAGAGTGATACGGGGCTATGAATCAATGGACGGTAAAAGAAAGATATATGTTTACGATGGACTTTATGTAGTTGAGTCATGTTGGCAGGATATAGGGCCACGTGGGAAGATGGTTTATAAGTTTAGCTTGCGAAGAATCCCGGGTCAACCAGAGCTTGCCTTGAAGGAAGTGAAGAAATCTAAAAAGTCCAAAACAAGAGAAGGTCTATGTGTCGAAGATATTTCCTACGGGAAAGAGAAAATTCCTATATGTGCTGTGAACACCATAGATAACGAGAAACCCCCTACATTTAAATACATAACCGAGATGATATATCCTGAATGTTGCAATCTTGTCCCTCCAAAAGGATGTAATTGTACTAATGGATGCTCTGACCATAAGAAATGTTCTTGTGTAGTAAAAAATGGTGGCGAGATTCCATTTAATCATAATGGGGATATTGTAGAAGTAAAGCCTCTAGTCTATGAGTGTGGTCCTAAATGCAAGTGCCCTTCAACCTGCCATAATAGAGTTAGCCAACTTGGCATAAATAttcaacttgaaatttttaaaaccAATTCAATGGGATGGGGTGTAAGATCCTTAAATTCCATCCCTTCAGGAAGTTTTATCTGTGAATATATTGGAGAGGTTCTTGAAGAAAAGGAAGCTGAACAAAGAACCGGCAATGATGAGTATCTTTTCGATATCggaaataacaaaaacaacaataatcttTGGGATGGACTTTCAAACCTTTTTCCAGATTCAAGTTCAAGTGAAGTAGTGGAGGATTCTGACTTCACTACCGATGCCGCTCAGTTTGGTAATGTGGGGAGATTTGTTAACCATAGTTGCTCCCCTAATCTTTATGCTCAGAATGTCCTTTATGATCATCAAGACAGCAGGGTTCCTCACATCATGTTATTTGCTGCTGAGAACATTCCTCCCTTGCAAGAGCTGACATACGATTACAATTACACGATAGATACAGTTCGTGATTCCGATGGCAATATCAAAAAGAAGTACTGCTTTTGTGGTTCTGTTGAATGTACTGGTAGGTTGTATTGATCTTTTGCCATGTTAATTGTTGGAACAGTTTTTCTTATAAGTCTTTCAAACTAAAATCGCAAAAACTGGAGCTTAATTTTGGGCCATGTTATGGATGTGCTTTGATTCTTCATCCTTAATGgttggaaagaaaaatattcTTGTGTGACTTactctattttcattttatatgaagcaaaattttgtcaaaatgaCAAATATGTTGCCATTTGAATGTGTGAAAGCTTATGTTTGGGGTAAATTTTACCATAAACAATTTTACTTTATAATGAAGTTTCACAATTTTTTCAATCTTTAgatgaagcaaaaaaaaaaaatagcattcatCCATTTCTTTCTATATAGGGCTTGCATCAACTTTGTGAGGTAAATTTAGCAAATTCACTActactaaaaaataaagttttattC harbors:
- the LOC11417181 gene encoding histone-lysine N-methyltransferase, H3 lysine-9 specific SUVH6, with translation MFLSDQVDGDSLANDEPAKVELVGMETMDTELAPEDCRLKKDVTVVSSHQFDVIILETLDVEFATENCSLKNENAVISSHQMDESTLANDEPEKLGFAGMETLDMEFATEGAVKQDLSYISKASYPDGEAATPDDSKSSLSTINIGGAGACMKEALTKRYAPRKKVAVFRDFPRLCGGNAPCLSQDECLKELSSLKEVEATDVNEAENNKRKFDNIVQADSEGNTSLPEKYNHLLVNINSKVVVKAENINTVKLESSSMVSSGRKLVHGLMATSEWKARESKGKKVDFCAQLDKSKTATKSKGVLNHSGHQPLKKKRENSSSDDMGQLVTVEKSSLDPNENNKHFKSVPKSRGSSVNVFPLGHSNFSGHENDSVARNKVRKALRLFQAFYRKILQEAEAKPKSNVKEVKRFDLQAAKKLKEEGSHVNEGENILGSVPGVEVGDEFQFRIELNIIGLHRQIQGGIDYVRQKDKILATSIVASGGYADDLDNSDLLIYTGQGGNVTSSDKEPEDQKLERGNLALKNSNEEKNSVRVIRGYESMDGKRKIYVYDGLYVVESCWQDIGPRGKMVYKFSLRRIPGQPELALKEVKKSKKSKTREGLCVEDISYGKEKIPICAVNTIDNEKPPTFKYITEMIYPECCNLVPPKGCNCTNGCSDHKKCSCVVKNGGEIPFNHNGDIVEVKPLVYECGPKCKCPSTCHNRVSQLGINIQLEIFKTNSMGWGVRSLNSIPSGSFICEYIGEVLEEKEAEQRTGNDEYLFDIGNNKNNNNLWDGLSNLFPDSSSSEVVEDSDFTTDAAQFGNVGRFVNHSCSPNLYAQNVLYDHQDSRVPHIMLFAAENIPPLQELTYDYNYTIDTVRDSDGNIKKKYCFCGSVECTGRLY